One window of Macrococcus sp. 19Msa1099 genomic DNA carries:
- the mnmA gene encoding tRNA 2-thiouridine(34) synthase MnmA yields the protein MDNSKTKVVVGMSGGVDSSVTALLLKEQGYDVIGIFMKNWDDTDEFGVCTATEDYEDVIRVCNQIGIPYYAVNFEQEYWDKVFTYFLDEYKKGRTPNPDVMCNKEIKFKAFLEHAVKLGADYVATGHYAQVRHTEDGVEMLRGVDNNKDQTYFLNQLTQEQLSRVMFPLGHLQKPEVREIALKHDLATAKKKDSTGICFIGERNFKEFLSGYLPAQNGEMQTLDGKPMGTHSGLMYYTIGQRHGLGIGGDGDPWFVVGKNLKDNVLYVEQGFDHDALYSDYLIASDVSFVNPVDLTTPLECTAKFRYRQKDTKVTVEKIDDNTIKVTYAEPVRAITPGQAVVFYDGEVCLGGATIDDVYKTSGQLEYVVQN from the coding sequence ATGGATAACAGTAAAACAAAAGTGGTAGTAGGAATGAGTGGTGGCGTTGACAGTTCTGTTACAGCTTTACTGCTGAAAGAACAAGGGTATGACGTTATCGGTATTTTTATGAAGAACTGGGATGATACGGACGAATTTGGTGTATGTACAGCGACTGAAGATTATGAAGATGTGATTCGTGTATGTAACCAGATCGGCATACCGTATTACGCAGTGAACTTTGAACAGGAATATTGGGACAAAGTGTTTACGTATTTCTTAGATGAATATAAAAAGGGACGTACACCAAATCCTGACGTGATGTGTAACAAAGAGATTAAGTTTAAAGCATTTCTTGAGCACGCAGTGAAACTTGGTGCGGATTATGTTGCAACCGGTCATTATGCGCAAGTAAGACATACAGAAGACGGTGTAGAAATGTTGCGCGGCGTCGATAACAATAAAGATCAGACATATTTCTTAAACCAGTTAACGCAAGAACAACTCTCACGTGTGATGTTTCCACTTGGACATCTGCAAAAGCCTGAAGTGCGTGAAATTGCTTTGAAACATGATTTAGCGACAGCAAAGAAAAAAGATTCTACGGGCATATGTTTCATCGGTGAGCGAAACTTTAAAGAATTTTTAAGTGGATATTTACCAGCACAAAACGGTGAAATGCAGACGTTGGATGGTAAACCGATGGGCACACATAGCGGTTTAATGTACTATACGATTGGACAGCGACACGGATTAGGTATCGGTGGAGACGGAGATCCTTGGTTTGTCGTAGGTAAAAACTTGAAGGATAACGTTTTATATGTTGAGCAGGGATTTGATCATGATGCGTTATACAGTGATTATTTAATCGCATCTGATGTATCGTTTGTAAATCCTGTTGATTTAACGACGCCACTTGAATGTACTGCGAAGTTCAGATATCGTCAGAAAGATACGAAAGTTACAGTTGAAAAAATTGATGATAACACAATTAAGGTAACGTATGCAGAACCTGTGCGTGCAATTACACCGGGTCAAGCTGTTGTGTTTTATGACGGAGAAGTGTGTCTCGGCGGTGCAACAATTGACGATGTATATAAGACGTCAGGACAGTTAGAATATGTAGTACAGAATTAG
- a CDS encoding cysteine desulfurase family protein yields MKVYADYAATTHVSPTVAQAIYDGITQQFGNASSIHTVGREARKLLDDARRNIAREFNVDAKEIIFTSGATESNNTAIKGAAYRHQHKGKHVITSQVEHHAVLHVFNKLEQEGFEVTYLPVDRHGVINIEDLKHALRSDTILVSIMTGNNEVGAIQPIDEIGELLYGHQALFHTDGVQAVGHMPLDFRALNIDLFTLTAHKLYGPKGVGLLYVKQGVDLEYQQLGGSQETKRRAGTENIPYILGMTQAIKEAHENMTERNVKLVNLKMHFINALTERDIPFEVNGDLNNQLPHILNLYFPFSDVEIMLTRLDMAGVYVSSGSACTAGSIEPSHVLTAMYGEDKRTKQSVRFSFSYTMTEEEIEFIAQSIQEIYNN; encoded by the coding sequence ATGAAAGTTTATGCAGATTATGCTGCGACGACGCATGTATCACCAACTGTAGCACAAGCGATATATGATGGGATTACTCAACAATTTGGTAATGCATCAAGTATTCACACAGTAGGTCGTGAAGCACGAAAATTGTTAGATGATGCACGTCGAAATATCGCACGTGAATTTAACGTCGATGCGAAAGAGATTATCTTTACGAGTGGCGCTACTGAATCAAATAATACAGCAATAAAAGGAGCGGCATATCGTCATCAGCATAAGGGGAAGCATGTTATTACTTCTCAAGTTGAACATCACGCTGTACTGCATGTCTTCAATAAGTTAGAGCAAGAAGGATTTGAAGTGACGTACTTACCGGTCGATCGTCATGGTGTGATTAATATTGAAGATCTGAAGCATGCGTTAAGAAGCGATACAATACTCGTCTCAATCATGACCGGCAATAATGAAGTCGGCGCGATACAGCCGATTGATGAAATAGGTGAACTATTATATGGGCATCAGGCATTATTTCACACGGATGGCGTACAGGCAGTCGGTCATATGCCACTCGATTTTCGTGCATTGAACATAGATTTGTTCACTTTAACTGCTCATAAATTATATGGACCTAAAGGTGTTGGTTTACTCTATGTTAAACAAGGTGTGGATTTAGAATATCAGCAGCTTGGAGGGTCTCAGGAGACGAAGCGTCGTGCAGGAACGGAGAATATCCCTTATATTCTTGGAATGACACAGGCGATTAAAGAAGCACATGAAAACATGACAGAACGCAATGTGAAACTTGTTAATTTAAAGATGCACTTTATTAATGCATTAACTGAACGTGATATTCCATTCGAAGTAAATGGCGACTTGAACAATCAGTTACCTCACATTCTTAATCTTTACTTTCCGTTTAGTGATGTAGAGATTATGTTAACGCGTCTTGATATGGCTGGTGTATATGTATCAAGCGGTTCAGCGTGCACAGCAGGCAGTATCGAACCATCACATGTCCTCACAGCAATGTATGGTGAGGATAAGCGTACGAAGCAGTCCGTTCGCTTTAGCTTCTCGTACACAATGACAGAAGAAGAAATTGAATTTATCGCACAAAGTATACAGGAAATATATAATAATTAA
- a CDS encoding LLM class flavin-dependent oxidoreductase has protein sequence MANIKVPVSILNLAPVRKGSTNKEAVEQMTALAQLAEELDYRRYWIAEHHNTPNLVSSATSILIGHVLQHTQTIEVGSGGIMLPNHAPLVVAEQFGTLATIYPNRVSLGLGRAPGTDMMTASALRRDRHDSVYTFPDEVKDLLQYFGPEEKQGYVKAYPGADTNVPIYILGSSTDSAHLAARLGLPYAFASHFAPEQMKEAIQIYRNLFTPSEYLKEPYVMVGTNVIIGETDEEAEYLATTMHQMFLSIIRNARIPMQPPVENMDALWSPQEKLMAMSRTATGFIGSEETVKAQLEAFQEEFNVDEFIAVSYIYDIDKQHESYRKFKALTS, from the coding sequence TTGGCAAATATTAAAGTACCTGTTTCAATATTAAATTTAGCACCTGTTAGAAAAGGTTCAACAAATAAAGAAGCAGTAGAACAAATGACAGCACTCGCGCAACTCGCTGAAGAACTCGATTACAGAAGATATTGGATAGCAGAGCATCACAATACACCGAACTTAGTAAGTTCTGCAACGAGCATATTAATCGGTCACGTATTACAACATACGCAGACAATCGAAGTTGGTTCTGGTGGTATTATGCTTCCAAACCACGCACCACTTGTTGTTGCCGAACAGTTCGGAACCCTCGCAACAATCTATCCGAACCGTGTAAGTCTAGGATTAGGACGTGCACCTGGAACAGATATGATGACTGCAAGTGCATTAAGACGTGATAGACACGACAGTGTCTACACATTTCCTGATGAAGTGAAAGACTTATTGCAATACTTTGGACCAGAAGAAAAACAAGGCTACGTCAAAGCATATCCAGGTGCAGATACGAACGTTCCTATCTATATATTAGGATCTTCAACAGATTCTGCACATCTAGCAGCGCGATTAGGTCTCCCTTATGCTTTCGCATCACACTTTGCACCAGAACAGATGAAAGAAGCCATTCAGATATACAGAAATTTATTTACACCTTCTGAATATTTGAAAGAACCATATGTTATGGTCGGAACAAATGTTATCATCGGAGAAACAGACGAAGAAGCAGAATACCTGGCAACAACGATGCACCAGATGTTCTTAAGCATTATCCGAAATGCACGCATTCCGATGCAGCCACCTGTAGAAAATATGGATGCACTGTGGAGTCCGCAAGAGAAATTGATGGCCATGTCACGCACAGCGACTGGATTTATCGGTTCTGAAGAGACAGTGAAAGCACAGCTGGAAGCATTTCAAGAAGAATTTAATGTAGATGAGTTTATCGCTGTAAGTTATATATATGATATTGATAAACAGCATGAAAGCTATCGTAAGTTTAAAGCACTAACATCATAA